In Thermococcus sp. MV5, the following are encoded in one genomic region:
- the dph5 gene encoding diphthine synthase, producing the protein MAIYFIGLGLYDEKDITLKGLEIAKKCELLFAEFYTSLLAGTTIEKIEQQIGKPIRVLNREDVELNFEKIVLKEAKEKNVAFLTAGDPMVATTHADLRIRAKQMGIESYIIHAPSIYSAISITGLHIYKFGKSATVAYPEKNWFPTSHYDVLKENKKRGLHTLLFLDIKADQGRYMTANEAMHILLQIEEMKKEEVFTENTLAIVLARAGSLTPTLKAGYVKEMIKEDFGKQPHVLIVPGKLHIVEAEYLVEFANAPKEILKEV; encoded by the coding sequence ATGGCAATTTATTTCATAGGACTTGGACTTTATGATGAAAAGGATATCACTCTTAAAGGTCTAGAAATAGCAAAGAAGTGTGAATTATTATTCGCAGAGTTTTACACATCTCTTTTAGCAGGAACCACCATAGAAAAAATAGAGCAACAGATAGGAAAACCTATTAGGGTTCTAAATCGAGAAGATGTTGAACTAAACTTTGAAAAAATAGTTCTCAAGGAAGCCAAAGAAAAGAACGTTGCTTTTTTAACCGCCGGAGATCCAATGGTAGCCACTACACACGCGGATCTAAGAATAAGAGCAAAACAGATGGGAATAGAGAGCTACATTATTCATGCTCCCTCAATATACTCGGCAATATCAATAACAGGCCTCCATATCTATAAATTTGGAAAAAGCGCTACTGTTGCATATCCAGAAAAAAATTGGTTCCCAACAAGTCACTATGATGTACTAAAAGAAAACAAAAAACGTGGACTCCATACTCTCCTCTTTCTTGACATAAAGGCAGATCAAGGAAGGTACATGACCGCAAATGAAGCTATGCACATCCTTCTACAAATAGAAGAAATGAAGAAAGAGGAAGTTTTCACTGAGAACACATTGGCGATCGTACTTGCTAGAGCAGGTTCACTAACTCCCACACTCAAGGCCGGATACGTAAAAGAAATGATAAAAGAAGATTTTGGAAAACAACCTCATGTATTGATAGTCCCAGGCAAGCTTCATATAGTAGAAGCGGAATATCTTGTGGAATTTGCCAACGCCCCAAAAGAAATACTGAAAGAGGTTTAG
- the bpsA gene encoding N(4)-bis(aminopropyl)spermidine synthase, with product MRDIMERVKEKTPIPVYERKIENVLSAILASNNPWKIVDLSEEPLPLVVAVVEALHDLNYVEFREGIILTQKGKELVEKYGIGKREDYTCKHCEGKTVELDAFSELLEQFKEIVKERPEPKHEFDQAYVTPETTVSRIALMHTRGDLENKEVFVLGDDDLTSIALMLSGLPKRIAVLDIDERLTNFIEKTAEELGYDNVEIFTFDLRKPLPEYALRKFDTFITDPPETVDAVRAFVGRGIATLKGPGCAGYFGITRRESSTDKWYQIEKLLITEFNVVVTDIIRNFNEYVNWGYVEETRAWKLLPIKVMPEYNWYKSYMFRIQTIEGSKGYEDEITAGQELYDDDESSTT from the coding sequence ATGAGAGATATTATGGAGAGAGTTAAAGAGAAAACCCCAATTCCGGTTTATGAGAGAAAAATTGAGAATGTATTAAGTGCTATTTTAGCGAGCAATAATCCATGGAAGATCGTTGATCTAAGTGAGGAACCACTTCCACTTGTAGTTGCAGTTGTTGAAGCACTCCACGACTTAAACTACGTTGAATTCAGAGAGGGCATAATTCTCACTCAAAAGGGCAAGGAGCTTGTGGAAAAGTATGGGATTGGAAAAAGAGAGGATTATACCTGCAAACATTGTGAAGGAAAGACTGTTGAACTTGATGCATTCAGCGAGCTTCTTGAGCAATTTAAAGAGATTGTAAAAGAGAGACCTGAACCGAAACATGAGTTTGATCAAGCTTATGTAACTCCCGAAACAACAGTCTCAAGAATTGCTTTAATGCATACTAGAGGGGACTTAGAGAATAAAGAGGTCTTTGTTTTGGGGGATGATGATCTTACAAGCATTGCTTTAATGCTCTCAGGCCTTCCAAAGAGAATTGCAGTTCTTGATATCGATGAACGCCTTACAAACTTTATTGAAAAAACAGCAGAGGAACTAGGATATGATAATGTAGAAATATTCACTTTCGATCTTAGAAAACCCCTACCCGAGTATGCCTTGAGAAAGTTTGATACGTTCATCACAGATCCCCCTGAAACAGTAGATGCAGTTAGGGCATTTGTAGGAAGGGGAATAGCTACACTGAAAGGCCCTGGATGTGCAGGGTATTTTGGTATAACAAGAAGAGAAAGCTCTACTGATAAATGGTACCAGATAGAGAAGCTTCTCATAACCGAGTTCAACGTTGTTGTCACAGATATAATAAGGAACTTTAATGAATATGTTAACTGGGGTTATGTGGAAGAGACTAGAGCATGGAAACTCCTGCCAATAAAGGTCATGCCGGAGTATAACTGGTATAAGAGCTATATGTTTAGAATACAAACCATTGAAGGCTCAAAAGGTTACGAAGATGAGATTACTGCTGGACAAGAACTTTATGACGATGACGAGAGTTCTACAACTTGA
- a CDS encoding ferredoxin, whose protein sequence is MKVVVDRDTCIGCGVCASICPDVFEMDDEGKAKVLVPETDLECAKEAAESCPTGAITVE, encoded by the coding sequence ATGAAGGTTGTTGTCGATAGGGACACATGCATTGGATGTGGAGTTTGTGCAAGCATCTGTCCAGATGTTTTTGAGATGGATGACGAAGGAAAAGCCAAAGTTCTTGTACCTGAAACCGACCTTGAATGTGCAAAAGAAGCAGCAGAAAGCTGCCCAACTGGAGCAATTACAGTTGAGTGA
- a CDS encoding nicotinate phosphoribosyltransferase, which produces MRDFYIAHEDEIKSGETTDVYFIRTKKVLEEKNVHKKVFADISTTSLPKNWKWGVLAGVEEVAKLLEGHPVNVYSMPEGTIFHPYEPVMQIEGYYKEFGIFETALLGMLSQASGIATAALRTKIAAKFKPVYSFGIRHMHPAIAPMIDRSAFIGGCDGVSGVLGAKMIGEKPVGTMPHALILTIGDQVKAWKYFDEVMPEEVPRVALVDTLCDEKLEALMAAEALGKRLAAVRLDTPSSRRGDFKRIIEEVRWELDLRGYEHVKIFLSGGLDEESLKDLVEVADAFGVGGSIASAKPIDFSLDIVEVEGKAHTKRGKLSGRKQVYRCEKGHYHRVPADKQLKKCPLCGAEVEPLLKPLLKDGEIVADLPKAREIRKYVLEQAKKFGLTLE; this is translated from the coding sequence ATGAGAGACTTTTACATCGCTCATGAAGATGAGATAAAAAGCGGTGAAACTACTGATGTCTATTTTATCAGAACAAAAAAAGTTCTCGAGGAAAAAAATGTTCACAAAAAAGTCTTTGCAGATATAAGTACTACATCACTTCCAAAAAATTGGAAATGGGGCGTTTTAGCAGGAGTTGAAGAAGTGGCAAAACTTCTGGAAGGCCACCCGGTGAACGTTTACTCTATGCCAGAAGGCACAATCTTTCACCCATACGAACCTGTAATGCAAATTGAAGGGTACTACAAAGAATTTGGGATTTTTGAGACTGCTTTACTCGGAATGTTAAGCCAAGCAAGTGGAATTGCAACCGCAGCATTGAGAACAAAAATCGCAGCCAAATTTAAACCGGTATATTCATTTGGGATAAGACACATGCATCCAGCTATAGCACCAATGATAGATCGCTCAGCTTTTATAGGTGGATGTGATGGTGTCAGTGGTGTTCTTGGAGCGAAAATGATAGGAGAAAAGCCTGTTGGAACGATGCCTCACGCTCTAATATTAACTATTGGAGACCAAGTCAAAGCATGGAAATATTTTGATGAGGTAATGCCTGAAGAAGTACCAAGAGTCGCTCTTGTGGATACTCTATGTGACGAAAAGCTAGAGGCATTAATGGCTGCTGAGGCCCTAGGAAAGAGACTAGCAGCAGTTAGACTAGACACACCAAGCTCTAGAAGAGGGGATTTCAAACGAATAATTGAAGAAGTAAGATGGGAACTGGATTTAAGAGGCTATGAACATGTAAAAATCTTTTTAAGTGGGGGACTTGATGAAGAGAGTCTTAAAGACCTCGTAGAGGTTGCAGATGCTTTTGGTGTGGGTGGAAGTATAGCAAGTGCAAAACCAATAGACTTCTCTCTCGACATAGTAGAAGTTGAAGGAAAGGCCCATACAAAAAGAGGGAAACTTAGTGGAAGGAAACAAGTCTACCGCTGTGAAAAGGGACATTACCACAGAGTTCCAGCAGATAAACAACTTAAAAAATGCCCCTTATGTGGAGCAGAAGTTGAACCACTCCTAAAGCCACTACTCAAAGATGGAGAAATAGTAGCAGATTTACCAAAGGCAAGAGAAATAAGGAAATATGTACTAGAACAAGCTAAAAAATTTGGACTCACATTAGAATAG
- a CDS encoding 6-carboxytetrahydropterin synthase, whose protein sequence is MKARLREKFSFDAAHAVVINGEPEEIHGHTFKGEVYIEGEVKEGYIMDFLELRKIIEMTIGPLKHKNLNRIFKNPTTENIALWIAEQIKTNLPENIKLYKIVLWEGDENGVEFEF, encoded by the coding sequence ATGAAGGCAAGGCTCAGAGAAAAGTTTAGTTTTGATGCCGCACATGCTGTAGTAATTAATGGCGAACCAGAAGAAATACATGGCCATACGTTCAAAGGAGAGGTTTACATCGAAGGAGAAGTTAAAGAAGGCTATATAATGGACTTTCTGGAACTAAGAAAAATAATAGAAATGACAATAGGACCATTAAAACATAAAAATCTCAACAGAATATTTAAAAATCCAACCACAGAAAACATAGCCCTATGGATTGCTGAACAGATTAAAACAAACTTGCCGGAGAATATCAAACTTTACAAAATCGTTTTGTGGGAAGGAGACGAAAATGGGGTTGAATTCGAGTTTTAA
- the metG gene encoding methionine--tRNA ligase: MRFTVTSALPYANGPIHAGHLAGAYLPADIFVRYLRLKGEDVVFICGTDEHGTPITFRALKEGKSPREIVDYYHEHIKTTFERAKISFDYFGRTELPVHYRISQEFFLKALENGYLVKKVEKQAYCEHDKMFLPDRYVIGTCPYCGAEEQRGDQCEICGHPLTPEKLINPKCNICGNSITFRDSAHYYIRMQDFQEKLKDWVLKQEHWKSNVRNTVLGWINEGLEERAITRDLSWGIPVPLEDEDVKGKVLYVWFEAPIGYVSITIEHFKKLGREDEWKKYWFNIDGETRVIHFIGKDNVPFHAIFWPAFLMAYGEYEENNAKFEWNLPYDIPANEYLNLEGRKFSTSRNWAIWVHEFLDSFPADYLRYYLTAIMPETRDSDFSFEDFKKKINEELVNNLGNFVHRALTFVNRYFDGRVPETGELDDLDRKALKEIEKTFEEVGRLISRYQFKEALKRVMALAIFGNQYFDYQRPWKTAKTDKVRTGTTVNISLQLVKALGVLLEPFLPDASEKIWHLLNIEEVKRWEFIPLEAGHKVRKAEILFRKVSDEDIITYVVNYIGKGNPESARILLDKYYKMEDVIKIARERLGDESETILRRIYGEKMKTMPKREKKEGSKVSYVKFEEFAKLDIRIGKIIGVEDHPNADKLYLIKVDLGNKIRQLVAGLKRYYKKEELLNRYVAVITNLEPKKLRGIESQGMILAADDGKNVALLTPEKEVKLGAKVR, from the coding sequence GTGAGGTTCACGGTAACATCTGCTTTGCCTTATGCTAATGGCCCTATCCATGCAGGGCATTTGGCCGGAGCTTATCTACCAGCGGATATATTCGTACGTTACTTGAGGTTAAAAGGAGAGGACGTTGTATTTATATGTGGAACGGATGAGCATGGTACACCAATAACTTTCAGAGCTCTTAAAGAAGGAAAGAGCCCAAGGGAAATAGTTGATTACTATCATGAGCACATCAAGACAACTTTTGAGAGGGCTAAAATTAGCTTTGATTACTTTGGTAGAACTGAGCTCCCGGTTCATTATCGTATAAGTCAGGAGTTCTTCCTTAAAGCTCTTGAAAATGGTTACTTAGTTAAGAAAGTTGAAAAACAAGCTTATTGTGAGCACGATAAAATGTTCTTACCTGACAGGTATGTTATTGGAACATGTCCTTACTGTGGTGCAGAAGAGCAAAGAGGAGATCAATGTGAAATCTGTGGACATCCATTGACCCCGGAGAAGCTTATAAATCCGAAATGTAATATCTGCGGAAACTCAATTACCTTTAGGGACTCAGCCCATTACTATATACGAATGCAAGACTTTCAAGAAAAACTTAAGGATTGGGTTCTTAAGCAAGAACACTGGAAATCAAATGTTAGAAACACTGTGTTAGGATGGATTAATGAAGGTTTGGAAGAGAGAGCAATAACCAGGGATTTAAGTTGGGGAATTCCGGTTCCGCTAGAAGATGAAGATGTTAAAGGAAAAGTCCTTTACGTATGGTTTGAAGCTCCAATTGGTTATGTATCAATAACAATAGAACACTTCAAAAAGCTTGGGAGAGAGGATGAGTGGAAAAAATACTGGTTTAACATTGATGGTGAGACAAGGGTGATTCATTTCATTGGAAAAGATAACGTTCCATTCCACGCCATATTCTGGCCAGCATTCCTAATGGCTTATGGAGAGTATGAAGAGAATAATGCTAAGTTTGAATGGAACCTTCCATATGACATCCCAGCAAACGAATACCTAAATCTTGAAGGAAGAAAGTTCTCAACAAGCAGAAATTGGGCTATATGGGTCCATGAGTTCCTTGATTCATTTCCTGCAGACTATTTGAGATACTACCTAACGGCCATAATGCCTGAAACAAGGGACAGTGACTTCAGCTTTGAGGACTTCAAAAAGAAAATAAACGAAGAACTTGTGAACAATCTTGGAAATTTTGTACATCGAGCACTGACCTTTGTGAACAGGTATTTTGATGGAAGGGTTCCAGAAACTGGAGAACTTGATGATCTTGATAGAAAAGCACTTAAAGAAATTGAAAAAACCTTTGAGGAAGTAGGTAGGCTTATTTCGAGATATCAGTTCAAGGAAGCTCTCAAGAGGGTAATGGCCCTAGCAATCTTTGGAAACCAGTACTTTGACTATCAGAGGCCATGGAAGACTGCTAAGACTGATAAAGTTAGAACAGGAACTACAGTAAATATTTCTCTCCAGTTAGTTAAGGCTCTTGGGGTCCTTCTTGAGCCGTTTCTTCCAGATGCAAGCGAGAAAATCTGGCATCTGCTTAACATTGAGGAAGTGAAAAGATGGGAATTCATTCCATTAGAAGCAGGCCACAAAGTTAGAAAGGCTGAAATTCTCTTTAGAAAGGTCAGTGATGAGGACATTATAACATATGTAGTTAACTACATAGGCAAAGGAAATCCAGAAAGCGCAAGAATTCTCTTAGATAAGTACTACAAAATGGAGGATGTTATTAAGATAGCTAGAGAAAGACTTGGAGATGAAAGTGAGACAATTCTTAGGAGGATTTATGGGGAGAAAATGAAAACTATGCCTAAAAGAGAAAAAAAGGAGGGTAGTAAAGTGAGCTATGTGAAATTTGAGGAATTTGCAAAACTTGACATAAGAATTGGGAAGATAATTGGTGTTGAAGACCATCCAAATGCAGACAAGCTTTACCTGATTAAGGTGGATCTTGGAAATAAAATCAGACAACTCGTAGCAGGACTGAAGAGATACTATAAAAAGGAAGAGTTGCTCAATAGGTATGTAGCTGTAATAACAAACCTTGAGCCTAAGAAGCTCAGAGGAATCGAGAGTCAGGGGATGATCTTGGCCGCAGATGATGGCAAAAACGTTGCTTTGCTAACTCCAGAAAAAGAAGTTAAACTTGGGGCAAAGGTGAGGTGA
- a CDS encoding helix-turn-helix domain-containing protein: MKKILALISILTILPLISAQFTVSEMELTVYIDGYVKVHYQIIPDEYSSQIILPFLGENYEGLAVVDENNSPLNFEIYDRYIVIYVGEAQIVDVSYYTPDITYKEGLVWTINVSSDSPFNIILPENAVVVDLSEVPLKIASNVITMPPGNQSISYTLEFKETPAEEGQSYGKYLLPLGILVLILLISIVLARNRRKEPKRTEIHIDKEEFLKKLESFNLNEDERRALLYILEKGGRASQAEVRTALEIPKTTAWRMFKRLEKQGLVKIIKGRKENWVELKL; encoded by the coding sequence ATGAAGAAAATCTTAGCTTTAATCAGCATCCTTACAATTTTACCCCTTATCAGTGCCCAATTTACAGTCTCTGAGATGGAACTAACTGTGTACATCGATGGGTATGTCAAAGTTCATTATCAAATAATTCCCGATGAATACTCCTCCCAGATAATTCTGCCATTTTTGGGAGAAAATTACGAAGGACTGGCGGTCGTTGATGAAAATAACAGTCCATTAAATTTCGAGATTTACGACAGATATATAGTAATATACGTTGGCGAGGCTCAAATAGTTGATGTTTCCTATTATACCCCAGACATTACATATAAAGAGGGACTGGTGTGGACGATTAATGTTTCTAGTGACTCCCCCTTTAATATAATCCTACCAGAAAATGCCGTCGTTGTGGATCTTTCAGAAGTGCCGCTCAAGATAGCCTCCAATGTGATAACAATGCCCCCCGGAAATCAAAGTATATCGTACACTTTGGAATTCAAAGAAACTCCTGCAGAGGAAGGACAAAGTTATGGCAAGTATCTCCTACCATTAGGAATTTTGGTGCTTATACTCTTGATTTCTATTGTCCTTGCCAGAAATAGGAGAAAAGAGCCCAAAAGAACAGAAATCCACATAGACAAAGAAGAATTCTTGAAAAAACTCGAATCCTTTAATCTAAACGAAGATGAAAGAAGAGCATTACTTTATATCTTAGAGAAAGGTGGAAGAGCCAGCCAAGCAGAAGTGAGAACTGCTCTGGAGATACCAAAAACTACAGCTTGGAGAATGTTCAAACGTCTTGAAAAGCAAGGGTTAGTGAAAATAATCAAAGGAAGAAAAGAAAACTGGGTGGAACTCAAGCTTTGA
- a CDS encoding sulfite exporter TauE/SafE family protein, giving the protein MLKSLGYFGVGIFIGILAALFGLGGGFLIVPTLNLLGVKIHHAVGTSSAAVVFTSLSSAIAYSRQKRIHYKVGLLLASTAVVGAYIGAWMTSYISATQLKVIFGVVLFLVAIKLYRKKSREPHEVDLNQVKLDYKIVPIGGFIAGIASGLLGIGGGAINVPFLTYIGLPIHYAVATSSFAIVFTATSGALKHYMLGNVEVEWLLLLIPGLIVGAQIGARIAKRTKASSLTKAFAVIMALLAVRMILKGLGYPIP; this is encoded by the coding sequence TTGCTTAAATCTTTAGGATACTTTGGAGTCGGAATATTCATAGGAATATTAGCCGCTTTATTTGGTCTGGGAGGAGGATTTTTAATAGTGCCAACCCTAAACCTTTTGGGAGTCAAAATCCATCATGCAGTTGGAACATCCTCAGCTGCTGTCGTGTTCACTTCTCTAAGCTCTGCTATAGCCTACTCTCGACAAAAAAGGATACACTACAAAGTAGGCCTCCTTTTAGCCAGTACAGCAGTAGTAGGAGCTTATATTGGAGCATGGATGACTAGTTATATAAGTGCTACCCAACTCAAAGTGATCTTCGGTGTCGTCCTCTTCTTAGTGGCAATAAAACTTTATCGTAAAAAGAGCAGAGAACCCCACGAAGTTGACTTAAACCAAGTGAAGCTGGACTATAAAATTGTCCCAATAGGCGGATTCATAGCCGGAATAGCAAGTGGGTTACTTGGAATCGGTGGAGGAGCTATAAACGTGCCTTTTTTAACCTATATCGGACTGCCAATTCATTATGCGGTTGCTACATCAAGCTTTGCTATTGTGTTCACAGCTACGAGCGGAGCCTTGAAGCACTATATGCTTGGTAATGTCGAGGTGGAGTGGCTCCTTCTGCTCATCCCTGGTTTGATAGTTGGTGCCCAAATAGGGGCAAGAATAGCAAAAAGAACCAAAGCAAGCAGCTTAACAAAAGCTTTTGCAGTTATTATGGCGTTATTGGCAGTCAGGATGATTCTTAAAGGACTTGGATATCCAATCCCTTGA
- a CDS encoding M42 family metallopeptidase has product MLVKMLKEITQLPGISGYEDEIRTKLIEWIEPYADCRVDTIGNLIVELGEGEDKAIFMAHMDEIGLLITGITKNGKLKFRKIGGIDDRLLLGRHIELITEKGKVDGVIGVTPVHLNLERKFETLPWHALEIDIGAESKEEAERMGVKVLDFAVFKKHFSVLNEKYVVTRSLDDRFGAVALVEAIKNLVDHDLDGKYIFAFTVQEEIGLKGAKFLANTYSPKYAIAVDSFACCSSLTGDVKLGKGAVIRAVDNSAIYTPSLARKVLEIARKNNISIQIGVTGGGTDASVFETKSQTLALSVPIKYLHSETEMLHIKDLEALIKLIEALVFELE; this is encoded by the coding sequence ATGCTAGTGAAGATGCTCAAAGAAATAACCCAACTCCCTGGTATATCGGGATATGAAGATGAGATAAGGACAAAGTTAATTGAATGGATAGAGCCATATGCTGATTGTAGAGTAGACACAATAGGAAATCTTATCGTAGAGCTTGGAGAGGGTGAGGATAAGGCCATTTTCATGGCACACATGGATGAGATAGGACTTCTAATAACAGGGATAACAAAAAATGGAAAGCTCAAGTTTAGAAAAATTGGTGGAATAGATGATAGACTCTTATTGGGCAGACATATAGAGCTTATAACCGAAAAAGGAAAGGTTGACGGAGTGATAGGGGTTACTCCAGTCCATTTGAACTTAGAGAGAAAATTTGAAACCCTTCCATGGCATGCTTTAGAAATAGACATTGGAGCGGAATCAAAAGAAGAAGCTGAGAGAATGGGAGTCAAAGTACTTGATTTTGCTGTTTTTAAGAAGCACTTTAGCGTCTTGAATGAGAAATATGTAGTTACGAGATCCCTGGATGATAGATTTGGAGCTGTTGCTCTTGTAGAGGCGATAAAAAATTTAGTTGATCATGATTTAGATGGTAAGTACATCTTCGCATTCACAGTTCAAGAAGAGATTGGTCTTAAAGGCGCAAAATTCCTAGCAAATACTTATTCTCCCAAATATGCTATAGCCGTGGATTCCTTTGCATGCTGCTCATCCCTAACTGGAGATGTAAAATTAGGAAAAGGAGCAGTTATAAGAGCCGTTGACAATTCAGCCATATACACCCCTTCTTTAGCAAGAAAGGTCCTTGAGATAGCACGAAAGAACAACATTTCTATACAAATTGGTGTTACTGGAGGAGGAACTGATGCATCAGTATTCGAAACTAAAAGCCAAACCTTAGCATTGAGTGTCCCCATAAAATACCTCCACAGTGAAACTGAAATGCTACACATAAAAGATCTAGAAGCTTTAATAAAACTAATCGAGGCGTTAGTGTTTGAACTTGAGTAA
- a CDS encoding TATA-box-binding protein, protein MVDMSNVELRIENIVASVDLFASLDLEKVIEICPHSKYNPEEFPGIICRFDEPKVALLVFSSGKLVVTGAKSVEDIQAAVSKLVEMLSKIGTKFSRAPEIDIQNMVFSGDLKMEFNLDAVALVLPNCEYEPEQFPGVIYRVKDPKAVILLFSSGKIVCSGAKSEHDAWEAVRKLLHELDKYGLIEEEEF, encoded by the coding sequence TTGGTTGACATGAGCAATGTGGAGCTTAGAATAGAGAATATCGTCGCGTCAGTGGATCTTTTTGCTTCACTAGACCTTGAGAAAGTTATAGAGATATGTCCTCATTCAAAGTATAATCCAGAGGAGTTCCCAGGGATAATATGTCGCTTTGATGAGCCAAAAGTTGCTCTTCTGGTATTTAGTTCTGGAAAACTTGTTGTAACTGGAGCAAAGAGTGTTGAGGATATCCAGGCAGCGGTTTCAAAGCTCGTTGAAATGCTTTCAAAGATTGGGACTAAATTCAGCAGGGCTCCTGAAATAGATATTCAGAATATGGTGTTTAGTGGCGATCTTAAGATGGAGTTTAATCTCGATGCCGTTGCTCTTGTGTTGCCCAACTGTGAATATGAGCCCGAACAGTTTCCGGGTGTCATATATCGTGTTAAGGACCCCAAGGCGGTTATACTCCTCTTTAGCTCTGGAAAGATTGTTTGTAGTGGTGCAAAGAGCGAACATGATGCATGGGAGGCTGTTAGAAAGCTTCTTCACGAGCTTGATAAATATGGGCTTATTGAAGAAGAGGAATTCTAA
- a CDS encoding histone deacetylase family protein, translating to MKILYSEVFKDHKPEGYHPENPKRLEFMIEGLKERDLWINVEQPPMAEINDILKIHSNEYVEKIRRYSESGFSFVDPDTYISHGTWKAALTAFGASMQVAKLALRKNDIYLALVRPPGHHAGKEGRVLSAPTLGFCIFNNAAGAALTLKEKAGRVVIIDFDVHHGNGTQDIFWNDGGVIHIDLHESGIYPGSGDIYEIGGKSAEGSKINLPMPHYSKDDDYIFVWQEIVLPILEDIGPRAIVVSAGFDAFKGDGLATMELSERFYHFAGASLSRFSLAVILEGGYGVGLRKGLPSFIEGYLEGKPELGKISPRYETIKVVEEVRSLV from the coding sequence ATGAAGATTTTGTATTCAGAGGTCTTTAAAGATCATAAACCAGAGGGATATCATCCTGAAAACCCAAAAAGGCTTGAATTTATGATTGAGGGACTTAAGGAACGTGATCTCTGGATTAATGTTGAGCAGCCTCCGATGGCCGAGATAAATGATATTTTAAAAATTCATTCAAATGAATACGTTGAAAAGATAAGAAGGTATTCTGAAAGTGGATTCTCTTTTGTGGATCCAGACACTTACATTTCTCATGGTACCTGGAAAGCTGCTCTCACAGCTTTTGGGGCATCTATGCAAGTGGCAAAGCTTGCACTCAGAAAGAATGACATTTATTTGGCTTTGGTTAGACCTCCAGGACATCATGCAGGCAAAGAAGGAAGAGTTCTTAGTGCACCTACTCTTGGTTTTTGCATATTTAATAATGCTGCAGGAGCGGCATTAACGCTGAAAGAAAAAGCTGGAAGGGTCGTTATAATAGATTTTGATGTTCATCATGGCAATGGTACGCAGGATATATTTTGGAATGATGGAGGTGTTATTCATATAGATCTCCATGAAAGTGGGATCTATCCAGGGAGTGGCGACATATATGAAATTGGCGGTAAAAGTGCAGAGGGGAGTAAAATAAACCTTCCAATGCCGCACTATTCAAAAGATGATGATTACATCTTCGTTTGGCAGGAAATAGTCCTTCCCATTTTAGAGGATATCGGGCCACGGGCCATTGTGGTCTCAGCGGGCTTTGATGCCTTTAAAGGGGATGGCTTAGCTACAATGGAGCTGAGTGAGAGATTTTATCACTTTGCTGGGGCTTCGCTTTCAAGGTTCAGTTTGGCCGTTATTCTTGAAGGAGGATACGGTGTGGGCTTAAGAAAAGGTCTTCCTTCTTTTATTGAGGGTTATCTCGAAGGAAAGCCTGAACTTGGAAAGATTTCTCCAAGATATGAAACAATTAAGGTCGTTGAAGAGGTTAGAAGTCTAGTTTGA
- a CDS encoding indolepyruvate oxidoreductase subunit beta → MKEYNIVITGVGGQGVLTAANILGWAALHAGYKVRLGEVHGMSQRFGSVISYVRFGEDVYGSMVPEGKADVMLSFEPVEALRYVNYLKEGGMIVVNTKPIVPVQVSMGMASYPSLKEIRKVFEKDFKAKWIGFNAEELAEQAGHVVTTNTVLIGALTQIPEFPLDAEHVREVIKISVPPKAVDMNMKAFDLGIKAAKEILEL, encoded by the coding sequence ATGAAGGAGTATAACATTGTCATCACAGGAGTTGGTGGCCAAGGAGTATTAACGGCGGCCAACATTCTTGGATGGGCTGCACTCCATGCAGGTTATAAAGTGAGACTTGGTGAAGTTCACGGAATGAGCCAAAGATTCGGAAGTGTTATAAGTTACGTGCGCTTTGGTGAAGACGTTTATGGTTCCATGGTTCCCGAAGGAAAAGCCGATGTTATGCTCTCTTTTGAGCCTGTAGAAGCACTTAGATACGTGAACTATCTTAAAGAAGGCGGAATGATCGTTGTAAACACAAAACCAATAGTCCCAGTACAAGTTTCGATGGGAATGGCAAGCTATCCAAGCCTTAAAGAGATAAGAAAAGTCTTCGAGAAGGACTTCAAGGCAAAATGGATTGGATTTAATGCAGAAGAACTCGCAGAACAAGCAGGACACGTTGTTACAACAAACACAGTCTTAATAGGAGCTTTAACTCAGATACCTGAGTTCCCACTTGATGCAGAACATGTTAGAGAAGTCATAAAGATCAGCGTTCCACCTAAAGCCGTGGACATGAACATGAAGGCCTTTGACCTTGGAATAAAAGCTGCAAAAGAGATATTAGAGCTTTAG